CCGGCCCTTGTCGCGGGTGGTTTCCACTTCTATCCTGAGCTGGTCGCCCGGCACCACCGGACGGCGGAACTTGGCCTCGTCGATGGAAAGGAACACGGCCAGCTTGTTCTCGTTGCCGGTCCGGCTCAAAAGCAGAGCGCCGATGAGCTGGGCCATGGCCTCGACCTGAAGCACTCCGGGCATCAACGGCCGGCCCGGGAAATGGCCGTTGAAAAACTCCTCGTTGATGGTGACATTCTTTATGCCCACCGCCCTGTTGTAGCCCTCCATCTCGATGACCCGGTCAATCAGCAGGAACGGATACCGGTGCGGCAGGATGTTCTGCAGCTCGCGCGACTCCAGCCAGACCTTCTGTTTGGGCTGGGCCGTGGCTCCGGCGGACAGAGATTCCTTTATCTTGCGGACAAACTTGACATTCTGGTCGTGGCCGCTCTTGATGGCGATTATTTTAGCCTCCAGCGGCGCGCCCAGCAAGGCCAGGTCACCCAGCAGGTCGAGCATCTTATGGCGCACGAACTCGTCCGGGAACCGGAGCTTGTTCTGAACCACCTTGTCCTTATCGACCACCAGGATATTATTATAATTAGCCCCCTTGCCCAGGCCCTGCTTCTGGAAGTGCTCCACTTCCGAGGCCAGGCAGAACGTCCGGGCTGAGGCCAGTTCGTTTTTATATGTGGATTCATCCAGCTTTATGGTCTTATGCTGGGTGCCGATTAAGGGCGAATCATACTGCAGGGTGTAATCAATGGTCAGGCCGTCGTCCGGCAAGGCAATCAGGGATATATCGCCCTCGGCATAGGTCACCGGGAATTTGAGTTTGATGGTCTTCTTGGGCAGGTCCTGCTCCTTTATGCCCACCGAGGAAATCAGGTCGACGAAATCCTTGGCGCTGCCGTCCGTATGAGGCACCTCGGAGCCGTTGATGGCGATTTCCAGGTTATCGATGCCCAGGCCGTAAATGGCCGACAGGAGGTGCTCGGTGGTTTCGACGCTGACGCCGTTCTGGGCCAATCCGGTGCGCCGGTAGTTAGTGGTAATCACATCCGAAGATACATTGATGCGCTTATCGCCGTCATCAATCCGGATAAAGACAATGCCGGTGTTGACCCCGGCCGGGCGCAGGATAATCTTGGTCTTCACCCCGCTGAACAGGGCCAGGCCTTCGTAAGAAACCGGGCTGACAATAGTTTTCTGTTGCATAAAATTTA
The genomic region above belongs to Candidatus Brocadiia bacterium and contains:
- the lpxC gene encoding UDP-3-O-acyl-N-acetylglucosamine deacetylase yields the protein MQQKTIVSPVSYEGLALFSGVKTKIILRPAGVNTGIVFIRIDDGDKRINVSSDVITTNYRRTGLAQNGVSVETTEHLLSAIYGLGIDNLEIAINGSEVPHTDGSAKDFVDLISSVGIKEQDLPKKTIKLKFPVTYAEGDISLIALPDDGLTIDYTLQYDSPLIGTQHKTIKLDESTYKNELASARTFCLASEVEHFQKQGLGKGANYNNILVVDKDKVVQNKLRFPDEFVRHKMLDLLGDLALLGAPLEAKIIAIKSGHDQNVKFVRKIKESLSAGATAQPKQKVWLESRELQNILPHRYPFLLIDRVIEMEGYNRAVGIKNVTINEEFFNGHFPGRPLMPGVLQVEAMAQLIGALLLSRTGNENKLAVFLSIDEAKFRRPVVPGDQLRIEVETTRDKGRIIQAMGKIMVDGEVACESQFKFMLVDKE